A single genomic interval of Romboutsia ilealis harbors:
- a CDS encoding M28 family peptidase, whose product MSLKKKITSLALIALIGISGVIGYNSINPSKPNYTDDSKTNVNYQMEHIKNISKAPHTIFDEDKKAKSEVREYLLSELEKLGVETKTYKYDDVHLKNYAAYGDNAHENVDLENIYGEIKGKSDSYILLATHYDSAKAKEGRYSQQEGSLGSADAGYALSTILETLRVIKESNTELENGIKILFTDGEECGLLGAKEAVKEKEILEGVNYVINIEARGTSGPAIMFETSQDNNAVMDLYEASEKPFSYSITPEIYRLLPNGTDFTVFLENGLNGINISVLDELENYHTPNDNPENLSDESMQHYGDQVLPIVKEFVSNEKYSNPDALKGTDDSIFFNLGSAFIRYSKTVNIFLLAVILIGLIVIIKKLNVNKPKKVIKYVIANLIFTIASIGIGYGISRLLAVLNGRKFELTYLPLVKFEDIIFIFVMITLFVGYFFTSKRITNNFEDKNEFTIGSMILLLILSLIFTIALPGASYLTVFPLVLLVVSMLIKLFLQNVRFISYILLIPIALTVMLYVPTIYLFNCALTIGALCVCVFFAMIAYISVLNGIINLD is encoded by the coding sequence ATGAGTTTAAAGAAAAAAATAACGTCCTTGGCATTAATAGCTTTGATTGGAATTTCTGGTGTAATTGGATATAATTCTATAAATCCATCTAAACCTAATTACACTGATGATAGCAAAACAAATGTTAATTATCAAATGGAGCATATAAAAAATATATCTAAAGCTCCTCATACAATATTTGATGAAGATAAAAAAGCGAAAAGTGAAGTTAGAGAATATTTACTTTCTGAGCTTGAAAAATTAGGAGTAGAAACTAAAACATACAAATATGATGATGTTCATTTAAAAAATTATGCTGCATATGGAGATAATGCTCATGAAAACGTAGATTTAGAAAATATCTATGGAGAAATAAAGGGCAAATCTGATTCATATATACTTTTAGCTACTCATTATGATAGTGCAAAAGCTAAAGAAGGACGATATTCACAACAAGAAGGTTCTTTAGGTTCAGCAGATGCTGGGTATGCATTATCAACAATACTAGAAACTCTTAGAGTAATAAAAGAATCTAATACTGAACTTGAAAATGGAATAAAAATACTTTTTACTGATGGTGAAGAATGTGGACTTTTAGGAGCTAAAGAAGCAGTTAAAGAAAAAGAAATATTAGAAGGTGTTAATTATGTTATAAATATAGAGGCAAGAGGTACATCAGGACCTGCTATAATGTTTGAAACTAGTCAAGACAATAATGCAGTAATGGACTTATATGAAGCTAGTGAAAAACCATTTTCTTATTCTATAACTCCAGAAATATATAGATTATTACCTAATGGAACTGACTTTACAGTATTTTTAGAAAATGGATTAAATGGAATTAATATAAGTGTTCTTGATGAACTAGAAAACTATCATACTCCTAATGATAATCCTGAAAACCTTAGTGATGAATCTATGCAGCATTATGGAGATCAGGTATTACCTATTGTTAAAGAATTTGTTTCTAACGAAAAATATTCGAACCCAGATGCTTTAAAAGGAACGGATGATTCAATATTTTTTAATTTAGGAAGCGCATTTATAAGATATTCAAAGACAGTTAATATATTCTTGCTAGCAGTAATACTAATTGGACTAATAGTAATAATTAAAAAGTTAAATGTAAATAAACCAAAGAAAGTAATTAAATATGTGATTGCTAATTTAATATTTACAATTGCTTCTATTGGGATTGGTTATGGAATAAGTAGATTATTAGCAGTATTAAATGGTAGAAAATTTGAACTTACTTATTTACCATTAGTAAAGTTTGAAGATATAATTTTTATTTTTGTTATGATAACTTTATTTGTAGGATATTTCTTTACATCTAAAAGGATTACTAATAATTTTGAAGATAAAAATGAATTTACGATAGGTTCTATGATACTATTATTAATTCTTTCATTAATATTTACAATAGCATTACCTGGGGCTAGTTATTTAACAGTGTTCCCATTAGTATTGTTAGTAGTATCAATGTTAATAAAACTATTTTTACAAAATGTTAGATTTATTTCATACATATTATTAATACCAATAGCTTTAACAGTTATGTTATATGTTCCTACAATATATTTATTTAACTGTGCTTTAACAATAGGTGCACTTTGTGTATGTGTATTCTTTGCTATGATAGCTTATATTTCAGTATTAAATGGGATAATAAATTTAGATTAA
- the yidA gene encoding sugar-phosphatase, with protein MYKLIALDIDGTLLNSEKKITSEVFNSIQEAKKAGAKVVLSTGRPLPGVTPLLDELNLTDDGDYVICFNGAVVQEVKSKKVLSNIEMCHDDFVLINNLAKENNTHVHINTPTNLIIPEETPSKYTIHEATLNNIDIVSMNEEDINDDITFCKIMIIDEPEKLEEVLENIPKDLFDKYTIVRSAPFFLEFLNKNANKGTALQALCNTINIPISKSIAVGDEENDQHMIKMAGLGIAMGNARDSIKEIANYVTCSNNEHGVAKVIDKFILNN; from the coding sequence ATGTATAAATTAATAGCTTTAGATATTGATGGTACACTATTAAATAGTGAAAAAAAGATAACAAGTGAAGTTTTTAATTCTATTCAAGAGGCAAAAAAAGCTGGTGCTAAAGTAGTTTTATCTACTGGTAGACCATTACCCGGGGTTACACCTTTACTTGATGAATTAAATTTAACTGATGATGGGGATTATGTTATATGCTTTAATGGTGCTGTAGTTCAAGAGGTTAAAAGTAAAAAAGTTTTATCTAATATTGAAATGTGTCATGATGACTTTGTTTTAATAAATAATTTAGCTAAAGAAAACAATACTCATGTACATATAAATACACCAACTAACCTTATAATACCAGAAGAAACTCCAAGCAAGTATACAATACATGAAGCTACTCTTAATAATATCGATATTGTTTCTATGAATGAAGAAGATATAAATGATGATATAACATTCTGTAAGATAATGATTATAGATGAACCTGAAAAGTTAGAAGAAGTTTTAGAAAATATACCTAAAGATTTATTTGATAAGTATACTATAGTTAGGTCTGCTCCATTTTTCTTAGAGTTTTTAAATAAGAATGCTAATAAAGGAACTGCACTTCAAGCACTGTGTAACACTATAAATATACCTATAAGTAAGTCAATCGCTGTTGGAGATGAGGAAAATGACCAACATATGATAAAAATGGCTGGTCTTGGTATTGCTATGGGTAATGCTAGGGATAGTATTAAGGAAATAGCTAATTATGTGACTTGTAGTAATAATGAGCATGGTGTGGCTAAAGTTATAGATAAGTTTATATTAAATAACTAA
- a CDS encoding ion channel → MQFRNSEKLKKNINIELENRINNHKKNYYLQLNAYNRKFLKYENHIKGKSTLDKEDNYNICDKGTLLFNHIEDKSIKGNISKDLNIISYVKLEYNDFKRCKFKDVIFKDCIFNGNIFSKCIFENVLFENCGFYKLDNINIFSDDCIFIKTIFKNCNLENSVFKECRINDLKFIESNLENTIFSNMIINNNQISDCDCRGIKIINSSIEKLKFEDKNITRLDEYVFIDNIRIDKKYKKSYEEVAKVYKNIAKKLEENNLINCASEYYYLSKCIENRSLTGIDKIKSTIYWLLCGYGERPTYALITSLEIIFVFAVIYMFTGLSINGATVNYMEAFSYGLAERNVITDFMSSLYFSMVTFTTVGYGDITPLNLSIFLSGVEMFLGLTMMGIWTATLARKIIR, encoded by the coding sequence ATGCAATTTAGAAATAGTGAGAAACTAAAGAAAAATATAAATATAGAATTAGAAAATAGAATTAATAATCATAAAAAAAATTACTATTTACAGTTAAATGCATATAACCGTAAATTTTTAAAATATGAAAATCATATAAAAGGAAAATCAACTTTAGATAAAGAAGATAATTATAATATATGTGATAAAGGGACGCTATTATTTAACCATATAGAAGATAAGAGTATAAAAGGAAATATAAGTAAAGATTTAAATATAATCTCTTATGTAAAATTAGAATATAATGATTTTAAGAGATGCAAATTCAAAGATGTAATATTTAAAGATTGTATATTTAATGGAAATATATTTTCAAAATGTATATTTGAAAATGTGCTATTTGAAAATTGTGGATTTTATAAATTAGATAATATCAATATATTTTCAGATGATTGTATATTCATAAAAACTATATTTAAAAATTGTAATTTGGAAAATAGCGTATTTAAAGAGTGTAGAATTAATGATTTAAAATTTATAGAATCTAATTTAGAAAATACTATTTTTAGTAATATGATTATAAATAATAATCAAATAAGTGATTGTGATTGTAGAGGTATAAAAATCATAAACTCATCTATTGAAAAATTAAAATTTGAAGATAAAAATATAACTAGACTAGATGAATATGTTTTTATAGATAACATTAGAATAGATAAGAAATACAAAAAGTCTTATGAAGAGGTTGCAAAAGTATATAAGAACATAGCTAAAAAATTAGAGGAGAATAATTTAATAAATTGTGCTTCAGAGTATTATTACCTATCTAAGTGTATTGAAAATAGATCCCTTACAGGAATAGATAAAATAAAATCAACTATATATTGGTTATTATGTGGATATGGAGAAAGGCCTACGTATGCACTTATAACATCATTAGAAATAATATTTGTATTTGCTGTTATATATATGTTTACAGGTCTTAGTATAAATGGAGCTACTGTAAATTATATGGAGGCTTTTTCATATGGATTAGCAGAAAGAAATGTGATAACAGATTTTATGAGTTCTTTATACTTTAGTATGGTTACATTTACAACTGTAGGATATGGAGATATAACACCTCTAAATTTGAGTATATTTTTATCTGGTGTTGAAATGTTTTTGGGATTGACTATGATGGGTATATGGACGGCGACACTTGCAAGAAAGATAATAAGATAA
- a CDS encoding manganese efflux pump MntP, with translation MSFIALIFTAFALSMDAFAVSITKGMTIKNLKKNTSLKMALAFGIFQGAMPLLGWALGISFESYIKSIDHWVSFMVLGFIGFNMIKGFFNNRKKRMNLS, from the coding sequence ATGAGTTTTATAGCACTTATATTTACAGCATTTGCATTATCTATGGATGCATTTGCGGTGTCAATTACAAAGGGTATGACAATTAAAAATTTAAAAAAGAACACATCATTAAAGATGGCTTTAGCATTTGGAATATTTCAAGGAGCGATGCCGTTACTTGGATGGGCTTTAGGTATAAGTTTTGAAAGCTACATAAAATCTATAGATCATTGGGTATCATTTATGGTACTTGGATTTATAGGATTTAACATGATAAAAGGATTTTTTAATAATAGAAAAAAGAGGATGAATCTGAGTTAG
- a CDS encoding manganese efflux pump, producing MLAVATSIDALAVGISFAFLNVSIIPAASIICIITFLVCVVGVFVGNKAGDIFNGYAELAGGIILILIGFNIFNEHTHVLNNILNLLF from the coding sequence ATGCTTGCAGTAGCTACTAGTATAGATGCTTTAGCAGTAGGAATAAGTTTTGCATTTTTAAATGTTAGTATAATACCCGCAGCTTCAATAATATGTATTATAACATTCTTAGTATGTGTTGTTGGAGTATTTGTAGGAAATAAAGCAGGTGATATATTCAACGGATATGCAGAATTAGCGGGTGGAATTATACTTATATTAATAGGATTTAATATATTTAATGAGCATACTCATGTATTAAACAATATATTAAATTTATTATTTTAA
- the fsa gene encoding fructose-6-phosphate aldolase, with protein sequence MRFFIDTANIEEIKEANELGVICGVTTNPSLIAKEGRDFIEVVKEISTIVDGPISAEVISLDHKGMVEEADKLSKIHKNIVIKLPMTLEGLKATKILSQKGIKTNVTLIFSATQALLAARAGATYVSPFVGRLDDIGQDGLSLIEEIVDIFNVNAIETEIIVASVRNSIHVAQAARMGADIATVPYKVITQMTKHPLTDKGIENFLKDWEGASLKL encoded by the coding sequence ATGAGATTTTTTATAGATACAGCAAACATAGAAGAAATAAAAGAAGCTAATGAGTTAGGTGTTATATGTGGAGTTACTACAAATCCATCTCTTATAGCTAAAGAAGGAAGAGACTTTATAGAAGTAGTAAAAGAAATAAGTACTATAGTAGATGGTCCTATAAGTGCAGAAGTAATAAGCTTAGACCATAAAGGTATGGTTGAAGAAGCAGATAAATTATCTAAAATACATAAGAATATAGTTATAAAATTACCTATGACATTAGAAGGTTTAAAGGCAACTAAAATATTATCTCAAAAGGGAATAAAAACAAATGTAACATTAATATTCTCAGCAACTCAAGCATTATTAGCTGCTAGAGCTGGAGCAACTTATGTAAGTCCATTTGTAGGAAGACTTGATGATATAGGTCAAGATGGACTTTCATTAATAGAAGAAATAGTTGATATATTTAATGTTAATGCTATAGAAACAGAAATAATAGTTGCAAGTGTTAGAAATTCAATACACGTAGCACAAGCTGCTAGAATGGGAGCAGATATAGCTACAGTTCCATACAAAGTTATAACTCAAATGACTAAACATCCTTTAACAGATAAAGGAATAGAGAACTTCCTTAAAGACTGGGAAGGGGCATCATTAAAATTATAA
- a CDS encoding GtrA family protein: MINKLKFLEGKVKEYIKFNIIGISNFTISQVFYITLFKIFKLNYIIAYTITSILSILASYFLNSKFTFKSDNYSTKKFSLSVLVYIFEYILNMGIIIFLVNILGINEIISPLIAPVFSTLPVFFLMRTIIKNK; the protein is encoded by the coding sequence ATGATAAATAAATTAAAATTTTTAGAAGGAAAAGTTAAAGAATATATAAAGTTTAATATTATAGGTATTAGTAATTTTACAATATCTCAAGTTTTTTATATTACACTTTTTAAGATATTTAAATTAAATTATATTATAGCTTACACAATAACTAGCATACTTAGCATTTTAGCTTCTTATTTTTTGAATTCCAAATTTACTTTTAAAAGTGACAATTATTCGACTAAAAAATTTTCCTTATCAGTTTTAGTTTATATTTTTGAATATATTCTAAATATGGGAATTATAATTTTTTTAGTTAATATACTTGGTATAAATGAAATAATATCACCTTTAATTGCACCTGTATTCTCTACTTTACCTGTATTCTTCTTAATGAGAACTATTATAAAAAATAAATAA
- a CDS encoding M3 family oligoendopeptidase — translation MKFSDYKYERPIYEEVKKEFISIIDNINNSCTYEEQKENIKNLNILRNNVETMSTLSSIRHSINTLDEFYEKEREYWDEYSPLYEELNSLFYKSVINSKFKENIAQDFGKQFIDIADYSLKSFSSEIIKDLQEENKLCSKYTKLLATAKIDFEGEERNLSGMGKFMSSTDRDVRIKASNAYYNFFEENEDKFDDIFDQLVKIRTTIAKKLNFDSFVELGYIRMMRTDYNAKMVKNFRSQVLKYIVPVASKLYKRQEERLGLDKLTYVDEGFEFLSGNATPKGSSEYIMESGKKMYSELSKETKEFFDFMMENELMDLVTKKGKAAGGYCTYIPNYKAPFIFSNFNQTSDDIDVLTHEAGHAFQLYMSTWIDMPEINFPTFESCEIHSMSMEFITWPWMDLFFKEDTEKYKFIHLGSAIKFIPYGIVVDEFQHYIYENPNMTKEERKNIWRELEKKYLPHKNYEGCDFLEKGTWWFKQGHIFKNPFYYIDYTLAQICSLQFWKKIREDKENGWKDYLDICKVGGTKSFLEIVKIGNLISPFEDGCVESVIGTIENWLDNVDDKSL, via the coding sequence ATGAAATTTTCAGATTATAAATATGAAAGACCAATATATGAAGAAGTTAAAAAAGAATTTATAAGTATAATTGATAATATAAATAATTCTTGTACATATGAAGAACAAAAAGAAAATATAAAAAATCTTAATATACTTAGAAATAATGTAGAAACTATGTCTACATTATCATCTATAAGACATAGCATAAATACTTTAGATGAATTTTATGAAAAAGAAAGAGAGTATTGGGATGAGTACTCTCCATTATATGAGGAATTAAATTCATTGTTTTATAAGTCAGTTATAAATTCTAAATTCAAAGAGAATATAGCACAAGATTTTGGCAAGCAATTTATAGATATAGCAGATTATTCTTTAAAATCTTTTTCATCAGAGATAATAAAGGATTTACAAGAAGAAAATAAATTATGTTCTAAATACACTAAACTATTAGCAACTGCAAAAATAGATTTTGAAGGAGAAGAAAGAAACCTATCTGGTATGGGAAAATTCATGTCATCAACAGATAGAGATGTTAGAATAAAAGCATCAAACGCATATTATAACTTTTTTGAAGAAAATGAAGATAAATTTGATGATATTTTTGATCAATTAGTAAAGATAAGAACTACAATAGCTAAGAAATTAAATTTTGATAGCTTCGTTGAATTAGGATATATAAGAATGATGAGAACTGATTACAATGCCAAAATGGTTAAAAATTTCAGATCTCAAGTTTTAAAATATATAGTACCTGTTGCTAGTAAGCTTTATAAAAGACAAGAAGAAAGATTAGGCTTAGACAAACTTACATATGTAGATGAAGGATTTGAATTTTTAAGTGGAAATGCAACTCCAAAGGGAAGCTCTGAATATATAATGGAAAGTGGTAAAAAAATGTATTCAGAACTGTCAAAGGAAACTAAAGAGTTTTTTGATTTTATGATGGAAAATGAGCTTATGGACTTAGTAACTAAAAAAGGAAAAGCAGCAGGAGGGTATTGTACATATATACCAAACTACAAGGCACCATTTATATTTTCAAACTTTAATCAAACTTCAGATGACATAGATGTATTAACTCATGAAGCAGGTCATGCATTTCAATTATATATGTCAACTTGGATTGATATGCCAGAAATAAATTTCCCAACATTTGAAAGTTGCGAAATACACTCTATGAGTATGGAATTTATAACATGGCCTTGGATGGATTTATTCTTTAAAGAAGACACTGAAAAATATAAGTTTATACACTTAGGTTCAGCTATTAAATTTATACCTTATGGAATAGTTGTAGATGAATTCCAACACTATATATATGAAAATCCAAATATGACGAAAGAAGAACGAAAAAATATTTGGAGAGAATTAGAAAAAAAATACTTGCCTCATAAAAATTATGAAGGATGTGATTTTTTAGAAAAAGGAACATGGTGGTTTAAGCAAGGTCATATATTTAAAAATCCATTTTATTATATAGACTACACATTAGCTCAAATATGTTCATTACAATTTTGGAAGAAAATAAGAGAAGATAAAGAGAATGGATGGAAAGATTATTTAGATATATGTAAGGTTGGAGGAACTAAATCATTCTTAGAAATTGTTAAAATAGGTAACTTAATATCTCCATTTGAAGATGGATGTGTTGAAAGTGTAATAGGAACTATAGAAAATTGGTTAGATAATGTTGATGATAAGTCTCTTTAA
- a CDS encoding sensor histidine kinase — MYNIKSVKQGSAKVQNNLFTWIIISLTLIIGILYIERLFNILKIKELQKLNVIDFIQIFNSILAALAIGSSLVCYISSKKEELFIISLMYIIFFIDIIFGNLDNINLQSQTKYMDGYITIGTSLIRIIILLISILPCKKIKDIIISNKGISILIVTIMSIFIGTLESKYLNFRNKENYIILYNIFLIIVYLVVAITYLVKSIRQKEYIYSVISSSIFLFGVKAFYATVATRIPILAIRLTCISITYMGFIIFIGGLFLELILNIKRNKELENELSVFYHLVDENKYSCVVIYNENGKVEFANKTVKKFIFENPCVKNEKVESVIVNIMKELDENIILEIKDFTRKYKAWDGNIYIPSLDMTLECNIQNTYTKFGENKYTLIFKDISSRVRTEKYLIEYEKMKKHEEVKNEFFANISHELRTPLNIFYSTLQLLDLKNNDMSICFREVYGNHKQCLEINCKRMLRLINNIVDITKIDVGFTQAKFVNCDIVRAIEDITLSVINYAENKNINIVFDTEIEEHIIKCDLSMIERAMLNLLSNAIKFTKENGNIAVNLYKDEQWVHILVKDDGIGIPIDIQDMIFERFVQGDKSLTRLNEGSGIGLSIVKSIVELNKGEIYLDSDGENGTEFEILLPNEKLEDYEYDNNYKVNLDKIELEFSDIYELYN, encoded by the coding sequence ATGTATAATATAAAAAGTGTAAAACAAGGATCTGCAAAAGTACAAAACAATTTATTTACATGGATCATAATATCATTAACTTTAATAATCGGTATATTATATATAGAAAGATTATTTAATATATTAAAAATAAAAGAATTACAGAAACTAAATGTAATAGATTTTATACAAATATTTAATTCAATTTTAGCTGCACTTGCAATTGGTAGTAGTTTAGTGTGTTATATTAGTTCAAAAAAAGAAGAGCTTTTCATTATATCTCTTATGTATATTATATTTTTTATAGATATAATTTTTGGAAATTTAGACAATATAAATTTACAAAGCCAAACTAAATATATGGATGGATATATCACGATAGGGACATCATTAATTAGAATAATTATATTATTGATAAGTATTTTACCGTGTAAAAAGATAAAAGATATAATAATATCTAATAAGGGTATCTCTATATTAATAGTAACTATAATGAGTATTTTTATAGGAACATTAGAATCTAAATATTTGAATTTTAGAAATAAAGAAAATTACATTATCCTATATAATATATTTTTAATAATAGTATACTTAGTGGTAGCTATAACTTACTTAGTAAAGAGTATAAGGCAAAAAGAATATATATACTCTGTCATAAGTTCAAGTATATTTTTATTTGGGGTAAAAGCTTTTTATGCTACAGTAGCAACTAGAATCCCTATACTTGCTATACGATTAACATGTATATCAATAACATATATGGGATTTATTATATTTATAGGTGGATTATTTTTAGAACTCATATTAAATATAAAAAGAAATAAAGAATTAGAAAATGAACTTAGTGTTTTTTATCACTTAGTAGATGAAAATAAATATAGTTGTGTAGTCATATATAATGAAAATGGAAAAGTAGAATTTGCGAATAAAACAGTTAAAAAATTTATATTTGAAAATCCATGTGTAAAAAATGAAAAAGTTGAATCTGTTATAGTTAATATAATGAAAGAATTAGATGAAAATATAATTTTAGAAATTAAGGATTTTACAAGAAAGTATAAAGCATGGGATGGTAATATATATATACCATCATTAGATATGACTTTAGAGTGTAATATTCAAAATACATATACTAAATTTGGAGAAAATAAATATACACTTATATTTAAAGATATATCATCGAGAGTAAGGACAGAAAAATATTTGATAGAATATGAAAAAATGAAAAAGCATGAAGAAGTTAAAAATGAATTTTTTGCTAATATATCACATGAATTAAGAACACCATTAAATATTTTTTATTCAACACTTCAGCTTTTAGATCTTAAAAATAATGATATGTCAATTTGCTTTAGAGAAGTGTATGGAAATCATAAACAGTGTTTAGAAATAAATTGTAAACGTATGTTAAGGCTTATAAATAATATAGTTGATATAACAAAAATAGATGTAGGATTTACGCAAGCTAAATTTGTAAATTGTGATATAGTTAGAGCTATTGAAGATATAACCCTTTCTGTAATAAATTATGCAGAAAATAAAAATATAAATATAGTATTTGATACTGAAATTGAAGAACATATAATAAAATGTGATTTATCTATGATAGAACGAGCGATGCTTAATTTATTATCAAATGCTATAAAGTTTACAAAAGAAAATGGTAATATAGCCGTTAATTTATATAAAGATGAACAGTGGGTACATATACTTGTAAAAGATGATGGCATAGGTATACCGATAGATATACAAGATATGATATTTGAAAGATTTGTTCAAGGAGATAAATCATTAACTAGATTAAATGAAGGTAGCGGAATAGGTCTTAGTATAGTTAAATCTATTGTTGAATTGAATAAGGGTGAAATATACTTAGATAGTGATGGAGAAAATGGAACTGAATTTGAAATACTGTTACCAAATGAAAAATTAGAAGATTATGAGTATGACAATAACTATAAAGTAAACCTAGACAAAATAGAATTAGAATTTTCTGATATATATGAATTATATAATTAA